The genomic stretch CATATTTTATTGACTACCGGCGAGCAGGTTCAGGTGACAAAATCATCCCCCATCCCCCACAAATCAATTCTTCTTCCATAATCGTAAGAACTAGCTGCGTGCCACTACCCGTGtctagtctacccgtgaccacgaacactgcaaagtgctcgaaacgtcgggatgtttaaaaataattaacatacgcGATTCATAATCATTGTATAATTGAACCAGCCTTTTCACTAGAGACACAAGAATCCACTGTTTTTAGTAAGCAATTTAAAAGTATGGTATTTGTTTTCAGAGCGGGATACTTTATTACACGCTACCAAATTCATATACGAAATGGTATGAAGTAGACTTCTTTTGCGTAGACTACGAAGTCAGTAATACCACTGCCACTGTTAAATACTGGTCTGTGCTCCGCAACGTCTATATCCCAAAGAGCAACAATTATTTCACCTCTGGTAAGTAAACtgtatcatataatttatatctctgatatattatatacaaactgaatttaaatattgctGATGCATAATTTTTGACAACCTATGATGATTCTCTGGTTGTCAAATATCGCTTTTGTCAGCAGTGGAAACATGTgactatatattttgaaaagttttttgtaCTTTCACTTCAAGGTCAAAAATCATCATGATATCATTTAGAATTAGAGGAGACGAAGAAAGAATCAATTAGGTACGATTACGCATacaatatcaaaatacataaaGCAAATGActgaaaaaattgtaaaattatcaaaaacacCTTGTTTTTATTGCAACTGctcttaatttgtaatattatttgatggTTTACAATAGAATTATGGTATACTTCTTCGAAAGACATATTGTGCACGGATCGAAAAAAATGAGACAACTTTTTGGATgtgattatttcaaatcaaatcacaaATCACAATACCTTACGAGTCATTAAGCCTTGAAGCGTTAAACAGATAGGTCTATAATGTAATACCTACTGGCCTACGTCCAGTAAGCAActtgacttttatttttgtataatttagtaacataagaattaatagcattaaatgcttaaatatatacaaaatatgaactaaaaccagttactgtacaaatctcgATCGCGTGGAATGGCAAGAATGCAtttccgttgaatcgcaattccaatcatctgggcaaaaaacgaaccagccctcctgtcaccagtggaggcaatgaggcgaggtgttatatctttgatgaagctttttgcactactactccaagggccaagcgtttctacagcaaatggaacaaaaagtaatttgatataagcAATTGAATTTAAAGCACTGCGACTTAACCACACAGACTCTGCAAAGCGCCATGTTTTGCTAATTCCgatgataaaaaataacgacgtttgttttacataaaaaaattgtatttcataaCTACCCAATAAATTAAAACTGCTTCATTACAATAAGTCGCTTGCCTAATGATCAACTTTTTAACATTGAATATTTCTCTTACAGCGCTCTTGATATCATCAGTGTTTCTGTTCCTCGTGCTATTGGTTTACATGATCATACCGGAGCTGCGAAACCTCGCGGGATTGGTGCTCATGGCCTACGTATTCAGCCTGATGGGCGCCTTCCTGTCATTAGCATCTCTACAGTTAGGAACGTATATGGATAATAAATGCCTTGATATAAGTAAGTTTTAAGAATGATCAACTTAGTTCATTTTTCCAAATTAACTATTGTGTATGTTTATGAGAGATATAAAAATCAGTAAAAAGATTTTCTTACCGATGTTTctgggtagaatctacattccattGCTAGCTTTACGTTTGAAACCATTTTCTACATGTAAAGTACTTgaattagtatattttgatttcgaatgGTAGATGTCGTGGAATAGATCCTTCACGACTTTTTAACTGTCTCCATAACTTATGTGTGAAATATAGTAGTAAATATAGTAGTATATTTCATGAAACGATGCCAAAAAAATTGACTTTCATCAGCCCaatcatttctaaatatttcTCTACCCCATCCAATCAAGAATGAATATATTCTGCCTTAGGAGTTCGAATCGTGAAATGgactataattattgttttcgtttaatatttattagtgtgGTCTAGAAACAGGTTTTGAGTTTTCAGACTATGATTAATGTCGGCTTGGTTAATCCTGCTATTTGTTTTACTCGCTGTTTATGCATTTTccttgtgtatatttttagaacaCGCTCTATATGACATACTAATGAGGCGATATGATTTCAGCTGCTGTAACTTACTTCTTCTTCTTGTCCACTTTCTGCTGGATGAATGTGATGTCATTTGATATATGGTGGACTTTTCGGTAAGTTATCttataaaatcatcaaaaataaCTTCGTTAATCtacaaaatgttaacaaaagATTAAAGTTACGTAATTTTACTGGCATATTTAGAACTTTGAGTGCATTgcgctataaaataatatctcttTTTGGTGTATCTActcttatgtataataatattgggTTAATGGTCTATCTAGATCGAATATCACGCCAGAAAATAGCCAAAAAAACGAGCCAACTTAACCATCTTGTGTGTTTGAGTGACAGCTTGGATTGGCATACGTTAAAAGTCTTACTTTATacaataagttttataattattgtataaagtaagacatgaaaatattttacatgatttttaaatcatgtaaaatattttattttacatgatttaaaaataaatagcatcgcaacatcactcgaccacggaggtcgtcatatttgaactccaaaaaaggacataggctacttttttgcctaacacataacaattAGTCCCCTTAAACGGGAACGAAGCCGGAGGCGACAACTAGTAACATATAAAAGTGTAGTAAAATTATATCACTTTTTAAAAGTGATAACATAAGTGATTCCATACGTCCATTTCACCACTTCTAACTTTGCGtaacatttcattaatatatttcattaatttcaggGGTTATGCCAAAGCAAGACCAATACACAGACGAGGAGAGAAGTTCAAATTTGGGGTTTACTGTATCTATGCTTGGGGTATCCCAATGTTGATGGCTATTGGCTTAGTCGAAATTAACAACGCTGATCTAAGTGATATGCCTTGGTTCGTTACCCCCCAGATACCACTACAGGGATGCTTTCTGGAAGGTGGGTTATGTATACACTTGTACTCACATAGACTTCCTTTGTTATACAACAAATAACAATAGTTGATATCCTAGAGAGGGAGCCAGGAGACCCTTAGTACAGGGCAACCTAGTTTGGGCTCCTGTCACCCACACactattgtacttattattaagacaatttaattattaatatagaaattattattattatactattgttAATTTTACTGGATATTCAGAAAATTCtaagatttcaaattaaattgagTCAACAACCGCAGTcttaacaataataacttttcttttctttagCGTTATGTTAGGTTtccaacatatttttaaaacttatttataatatattccaacCATAACAAGAAAAATAGACAAGTAAATAACATTagatttgcgaaaaaatggcATTTCGATGTCAGCCAAACTGTTATCGAAATTTTGAAAGCaaaattaaagtagaaataagtagttaagtgcaatggtgttgtgttataaataaagatatattaataataaacttcttTGTAGTGCACAATACAGTTGAgtaattatcttttatattattaatcgtAGGAAATACGTAAAACTAAGGTTTGATTATCTTTTTTCCGCCTGTCACTGGAAAACGCtacatttatgataataaattattcaaagacaataataattcttataataataccgaagaaatacatatttacattttattcatatttcacGCGCTCCCTCTTTTCTTGCCCTGTCTATGTTATACAGTCTGAGTCATAGACAAAATGTGTGTTAAAATACTAAGTGTATATTAAGATAATTGTTTCTCTTAATCAGGGGGTCAAAAACTGTTATACCTGTATGTTCCGAtgctgatattaataatatgcaattggATGTTTTTCCTAATGACTGCCTTCAATATTTGGAGACTGAGCCGTGGTACCTCCGTGCTGGAATCCGCTGCAGCTGGAAATCCTGCTGCTCATCGCTCACAGAGAAATAGGTAAtgctttattgtaaatatgagcAGTTCCAACTTCGTGCTTGtgtataaagtataaatgtgagacaacatcactgtctctgtctcgtgaacaagacattcgtagacaatgtcgaaatatcgagctccaccgaacaaaaaaaaaaacatggtaaatatcccgaaattaataactttaataacaaaaataaccatgttaatttaaaatccaacatcacatacatttctctgatcccaatgtaagtagataagtacttgtgttatagaaaataagaattaacgacggtaccacaaacatctagaccaagaccaagacaacatagaaaactaatgataatctacatcaactcggccgggaatcgaacccgggtcctTGAatggggtacccatgaaaaccggtgtacacaccactccacCATTGGTgatcaaaaccaaattatacGTATTTGTTTAGTTTCTCAATAATAATTCTGTATCGATGCCGTACATTGTCATGCTCAATATTGATAAAAGATATAATTTCGTTATAAATTACATGACCGTATTGTACATAGAGTGGAATTATCGAAGGAAAACTAATTTTGGAACTATTACTTTTGATACAGATACTTTGACAATACTCCGTCTCATACTCATAACCATCacgcatattattaaaaaaatatatatttattaattatatctccTCTATATTTACCATTGATGCAGAGAATACCTCGTATAAGgaacttacaaaaaaaattacatgttgCCAAAAACTAACCTATCTTCATTTGTCCGTCCAACTCATATCAGATACGATCAAGTAGCTCCTTTgatttaaaatctataatacAAATTACCCCGATTAAGGAACTTAAAAATAAGATAACCAGTTACCGAAAATTAACCTTTCTGTATTTGTCCGCCCTGCTTGTATCCATTACGATGAAGTAGCCCTTTTGAGTGACCCTATCCGATCCTAAGGCTCTCACCTTCTATACGATCCCATCGACAGGCTTACTGCTGATAGTATCGATTTATATCCCTTATTCCTTACGACTTGGTGACGCCTAGATAAATTACACGTTATTCTAATGCACACGTTTTCCACCGTCTTACAAAATCTAAGACTTTTAGTGGACCCAAAAAACACTGGTTCGAATATAAAATCTCTCTTTTCTACAAGATCATTCATTATAAGATCATTACACAGAGTAATCATTAATAAtacgtaatattataaacagtaatatttaatcaaaaaaggGTATTAAATCAATCGCAAGTATacgttcatttttttattccttctgtaatataaataaaatcacagCATATAACTGGTAGAATTTTTTCCATATTTTCTACATATGTATCTGTATGCTTTTCTAAACATGGCTATGTTTCTTTTAAAGAATAAtcgcatatattttttttcttgttacaGACTTATGGTGTACCTTAAACTGTCCGTTATTATGGGGATCAACTGGTTACTCGAGATTGTTAGTTTTAAAACACCAGAACTGAACATATGGAAATTGACCGACGCATACAATCTCCTGATCGGTATATCGATATTTCTCATTTTTGTATGTAAGAAGAAAATCTACAGAAAACTACAGAACAGGTAagagttaaataataaacatctaatgaaaaaaacatatatctcATAAACACGCTAAATATGAAGGAAAAAATTTCATGTAAAAATATTCAGCGATTATTACGCCATTTTTGCATTAAGACACTGGCAAATCTGAAAAAGAAGCAATTTGAAAGGCAAAACTTGAGAGTTAGTTAAATAGACTTGTTCTAATACGGACCTTTTACGAAACTAATGATTTCAcacataaatagatataaaaatcttGGTGTCAGCCAAAATGTCTGTTTTTAGATATAACATAAATTCGTggatatttacattaaaccgaTTTGCAGGTATTACGGATTTGTCAGTGCTAAGCCGAGACTCAGCAAAAGCAATACGAGCAGCAGCACGCTGGAGTCTAATCTAAGTCAGGACATTCCCCTACAAGTCTCCAACCACCCTATGGGACCCAATGGAAGAATTGgtaccaaaatataaaaaaaaataactattgaaCCTCgtaattagtattatatttagttacaacaacaacagcctgcaaattcccactgctaggctaaagccctcctctccctttgaggagaaagtttggaaaatattccaacacaaagttccaatgcgggttggtggaatacacatgtgacagaatttctatgaaatttgtcacatgcagctttcctcacgatgttttccttcaccgctgagcacgagacgaattataaagaaaaattaagcacatgaatcagcggtgcttgcctgggtttgaacccgcaatcatcggtcaagatacgcgcgttctaaccactgggccatctcgattcttaacatataaaataaactcatcTGTAACTATTAATTATCGTCGTGATGGCTCAGTGGCAATTGCGTGCGATTTTATAACCAAAGATTGATCAAACCTACTCGAACACCACTGAAAAAATGCTGATAATCTACATGCTTGTTTCTGATGATGCTACATGCATCAGCAGGTTGCATGCTCCAGTGTGAACAGCTTGAAATAGGCTCCAAATCCTCTCCCGAATAGGTAGTTTTATTCAGCTGTGAAATATTAAGGAGCTGTTAGTTTATATGtactttatgttaaataattaa from Vanessa cardui chromosome 12, ilVanCard2.1, whole genome shotgun sequence encodes the following:
- the LOC124534111 gene encoding G-protein coupled receptor Mth2-like, with product MLQKAILTVLFFLSTIVAIDFENISFSSSASIELGDDDDVETVCSARKCIRKCCPKNEYFSIDTYSCESFDMNLDFSNVSIYEDYDHFQKTSKSLRDIFLLEPGMFYEKINDESFENQTFADVAYVLMDLNISTYMTESGILYYTLPNSYTKWYEVDFFCVDYEVSNTTATVKYWSVLRNVYIPKSNNYFTSALLISSVFLFLVLLVYMIIPELRNLAGLVLMAYVFSLMGAFLSLASLQLGTYMDNKCLDITAVTYFFFLSTFCWMNVMSFDIWWTFRGYAKARPIHRRGEKFKFGVYCIYAWGIPMLMAIGLVEINNADLSDMPWFVTPQIPLQGCFLEGGQKLLYLYVPMLILIICNWMFFLMTAFNIWRLSRGTSVLESAAAGNPAAHRSQRNRLMVYLKLSVIMGINWLLEIVSFKTPELNIWKLTDAYNLLIGISIFLIFVCKKKIYRKLQNRYYGFVSAKPRLSKSNTSSSTLESNLSQDIPLQVSNHPMGPNGRIGTKI